Proteins from a genomic interval of Brachybacterium vulturis:
- the pepN gene encoding aminopeptidase N: MSSENLTRDEARSRASFLSTDSYDIRLDLTTDERTFLTETTIRFSSTAARPTFVDLIAASVEEIELNGELLSDPASRFDGARVQLPSLAEGENAVRILATGRYMNTGEGLHRFVDPVDDEVYLYSQFEVSDARRMFACFEQPDLKGAFALTVTAPAHWRVISNAPTPEPSPVGDGVATWAFDPTERISTYLVALIAGNYQGGTGEITTRDGRTIPMGVFARASLAEHVDAQNVIDVTAAGIDFYEAAFDRDFPFRKYDQVFVPEYNMGAMENPGAITYVEAYVFRSEVSDAVRERRDLTILHELAHMWFGDLVTMRWWDDLWLNESFAEYASTLASAEATRWSDSWTTFALSEKGWAYQQDQLPSTHPVVADMVDFEAVETNFDGITYAKGASVLRQLVAYVGREEFFAGVRAYFAKHAWGNTELTDLLVELEATSGRDLSRWADLWLQRAGVNTLRPVIERDGEGTVTRFAISQSAPEEHRTLRPHRLQVGGFSLRGDALVRTETVELDVDGELTEVPELTGKRADLWLLNDGDLAYAKVRLDPQSLAVAMEHLRDLDDSLARTLLWSAAWDMVRDGELPSRRYQQLVLANLTGEDSSSVVRTLLQQLETVAGAYAAVDQRERRTESAATAVWELTRAAADGSDEQLQYVESFARLARSEEHRHTLEGLLGGTIALPGRDIDTDLRWKLVISLAVLGGIDAAGIDEQLAADDTQSGRKHALTARAALPTEVSKAKAWRRTVEKDTLANESVTAVIQGFRRVTDETLLAPYRQRYFDVIRAVWAERSNEIATRLVSGYFPHSYGGQGVLDAADAWLADAEEAPFGLRRIIIEGRDTVARQEKVRAADVQ, encoded by the coding sequence ATGTCATCCGAGAACCTCACTCGCGACGAGGCCCGCAGCCGCGCCTCGTTCCTCAGCACCGACTCCTACGACATCCGCCTGGATCTGACCACCGATGAGCGGACGTTCCTCACCGAGACCACGATCCGCTTCTCCTCCACCGCCGCCCGACCCACCTTCGTGGACCTCATCGCGGCGTCCGTCGAGGAGATCGAGCTCAACGGCGAGCTGCTGTCCGATCCGGCCTCCCGCTTCGACGGCGCCCGGGTGCAGCTGCCCTCCCTCGCCGAGGGCGAGAACGCCGTGCGGATCCTGGCCACCGGCCGGTACATGAACACCGGTGAGGGGCTGCACCGCTTCGTCGACCCGGTCGACGACGAGGTCTACCTCTACTCCCAGTTCGAGGTCTCCGACGCCCGGCGCATGTTCGCCTGCTTCGAGCAGCCCGACCTCAAGGGCGCCTTCGCCCTGACCGTCACCGCCCCGGCCCACTGGCGCGTCATCTCCAACGCCCCCACCCCGGAGCCGAGCCCCGTCGGGGACGGCGTCGCCACCTGGGCCTTCGATCCCACCGAGCGGATCTCCACCTACCTGGTCGCGCTGATCGCCGGGAACTACCAGGGCGGCACCGGGGAGATCACCACCCGCGACGGGCGCACGATCCCGATGGGCGTCTTCGCCCGCGCCTCCCTCGCCGAGCACGTGGATGCGCAGAACGTCATCGACGTGACCGCGGCCGGCATCGACTTCTACGAAGCGGCCTTCGACCGGGACTTCCCGTTCCGCAAGTACGACCAGGTGTTCGTCCCGGAGTACAACATGGGCGCGATGGAGAATCCCGGGGCGATCACGTACGTCGAAGCGTATGTGTTCCGCTCCGAGGTCTCCGATGCGGTGCGCGAGCGCCGCGACCTGACGATCCTCCACGAGCTGGCCCACATGTGGTTCGGGGACCTGGTCACCATGCGCTGGTGGGACGATCTGTGGCTGAACGAGTCCTTCGCCGAGTACGCCTCCACGCTCGCGAGCGCCGAGGCCACCCGCTGGAGCGATTCCTGGACCACCTTCGCGCTGTCCGAGAAGGGCTGGGCCTACCAGCAGGACCAGCTGCCCTCGACCCACCCCGTGGTGGCCGACATGGTCGACTTCGAGGCGGTCGAGACCAACTTCGACGGCATCACCTACGCCAAGGGCGCCTCCGTGCTGCGCCAACTGGTCGCCTATGTGGGGCGCGAGGAGTTCTTCGCCGGAGTGCGCGCCTACTTCGCCAAGCACGCCTGGGGGAACACCGAGCTCACCGACCTGCTGGTGGAGCTCGAGGCCACCAGCGGCCGCGACCTCTCCCGCTGGGCCGATCTCTGGCTGCAGCGGGCCGGGGTGAACACCCTGCGCCCGGTGATCGAGCGCGACGGCGAGGGCACCGTGACCCGGTTCGCGATCTCCCAGAGCGCCCCCGAGGAGCACCGGACCCTGCGCCCGCACCGTCTGCAGGTGGGCGGGTTCTCGCTGCGCGGCGATGCCCTGGTGCGCACCGAGACCGTCGAGCTGGACGTCGACGGCGAGCTCACCGAGGTCCCGGAGCTGACCGGGAAGCGCGCGGACCTCTGGCTGCTCAACGACGGCGACCTCGCCTACGCGAAGGTCCGCCTGGATCCGCAGTCCCTGGCGGTGGCGATGGAGCACCTGCGCGACCTCGACGACTCCCTGGCCCGCACCCTGCTGTGGTCCGCCGCCTGGGACATGGTGCGCGACGGGGAGCTGCCCAGCCGCCGCTACCAGCAGCTGGTGCTCGCGAACCTCACCGGGGAGGACTCCTCCTCGGTGGTGCGCACCCTGCTGCAGCAGCTGGAGACGGTGGCGGGCGCCTACGCCGCGGTCGACCAGCGGGAGCGGCGCACCGAGAGTGCGGCCACCGCCGTCTGGGAGCTCACCCGGGCGGCCGCGGACGGCTCCGACGAGCAGCTGCAGTACGTGGAGTCCTTCGCCCGACTGGCCCGCTCCGAGGAGCACCGCCACACCCTGGAGGGGCTGCTGGGCGGCACGATCGCCCTGCCCGGCCGGGACATCGACACGGACCTGCGCTGGAAGCTGGTGATCTCGCTGGCGGTCCTCGGCGGGATCGATGCCGCCGGGATCGACGAGCAGCTCGCCGCGGACGACACCCAGTCGGGCCGGAAGCACGCCCTGACCGCCCGGGCCGCACTGCCCACCGAGGTCTCCAAGGCCAAGGCGTGGCGTCGCACGGTCGAGAAGGACACCCTGGCCAACGAATCGGTCACCGCCGTGATCCAGGGCTTCCGCCGGGTCACCGACGAGACGCTGCTGGCCCCCTACCGCCAGCGCTACTTCGACGTGATCCGGGCGGTGTGGGCGGAGCGCTCGAACGAGATCGCGACCCGTCTCGTCAGCGGCTACTTCCCGCACTCCTACGGCGGGCAGGGCGTGCTCGACGCCGCCGACGCCTGGTTGGCGGACGCCGAGGAGGCGCCCTTCGGCCTGCGCCGCATCATCATCGAGGGCCGGGACACGGTGGCCCGGCAGGAGAAGGTCCGCGCCGCGGACGTCCAGTGA